The following proteins come from a genomic window of Leptospira neocaledonica:
- a CDS encoding LIC11612 family fibronectin-binding protein — MNFIPKFEIKKLGALVVLVVLILLGPSLQTQSVSSERKDSPIGLVVYCPLQSEKETPFDFERTLGLWYKRYKQQKIQEGGGAILLVSAPYLPKTSDEIERLKKNLGAEIIFTGHHSLVPKKETAIPSDKKTKKKKATKRKKKPSTPDTNTNTEQPEKLTPKPDDSKPKVETPKSQEQTKEITSKQEEKARIAKKKVSSSKKSKKKASKLSAKQQPVIPPGILTVKEEAGLNFIFYSPSLESVQADEKNPSSWIGDFKIQFSKTFESQIFHFLLAQDPSEKPKEDSNPIAEGLSNFKKELSDTLPSIVLLSSPRALRFFNGEYSFGCGATPDSLKISILELFFRNGRLIRINEEVQTLNSKESNKSWILE; from the coding sequence ATGAATTTTATTCCAAAATTCGAGATCAAAAAATTAGGTGCGCTGGTAGTTTTAGTTGTCCTAATTCTTTTAGGACCTTCTCTCCAAACTCAGTCTGTTTCCTCGGAAAGAAAAGATTCTCCGATAGGACTCGTGGTTTATTGCCCTCTACAGTCTGAAAAAGAAACTCCATTTGATTTCGAAAGAACCTTGGGGCTTTGGTACAAAAGATATAAACAACAAAAAATCCAAGAAGGGGGAGGAGCAATTTTACTTGTTTCTGCTCCCTATCTTCCTAAAACTTCGGACGAAATAGAAAGACTGAAAAAAAATCTGGGCGCAGAGATCATATTCACCGGTCATCATTCGCTTGTTCCTAAAAAAGAAACCGCAATACCTTCTGATAAAAAAACAAAAAAGAAGAAGGCCACAAAACGCAAAAAGAAACCTTCTACTCCAGACACGAATACAAATACGGAACAACCTGAGAAACTGACTCCAAAACCGGATGATTCCAAACCAAAAGTGGAAACTCCAAAATCTCAAGAGCAAACTAAAGAAATTACTTCTAAACAAGAAGAGAAGGCACGGATTGCTAAAAAGAAAGTTTCTTCTTCCAAAAAATCTAAGAAAAAGGCCTCAAAACTTTCCGCTAAACAACAACCGGTGATCCCACCTGGAATTCTAACGGTAAAGGAAGAAGCTGGATTAAATTTTATATTCTATTCTCCTTCCCTAGAATCCGTACAAGCTGATGAAAAAAATCCATCTTCCTGGATTGGAGATTTTAAGATCCAGTTCTCTAAAACTTTCGAGTCCCAGATATTCCATTTTTTACTCGCTCAAGATCCGAGTGAAAAACCGAAGGAAGACTCCAATCCGATCGCAGAAGGATTATCCAATTTTAAAAAAGAACTTTCGGATACTCTACCTTCTATCGTTCTTTTATCCTCACCAAGAGCTTTGCGTTTTTTTAATGGAGAGTATAGCTTTGGATGTGGAGCAACCCCTGATTCCTTAAAGATCAGCATTTTAGAGTTATTTTTTAGGAATGGAAGACTGATCCGGATCAATGAGGAAGTCCAAACCTTAAATTCTAAAGAATCGAATAAGTCTTGGATCCTGGAATAA
- a CDS encoding UbiA-like polyprenyltransferase encodes MASNTLAAIGKYGRFIKFSHTLFALPFAGISFVLAILQEPSLSLLVMGQKLFWILVCMVGARSAAMGFNRWADRKIDAKNPRTANREIPSGQISDFMAVIFIIGSSLVFFIGSWFLNPLSFYLSFPTLFLLLTYSYTKRFTFFCHFYLGLTIGLAPLATWIAIREEFSWIAGFWTLGLAFNLAGFDILYALQDREFDKKEGLHSVPVRFGEKNSFIISRISHILSISFLGTAAWYSGFQGAFWAFLIFVGYLLFKEQKIASENKDGNFPPSFYQIHSWISLVIFLGILAETGPNLVSLFSRL; translated from the coding sequence ATGGCTTCCAATACTCTTGCTGCTATAGGCAAATACGGTCGTTTTATAAAATTCTCCCATACTTTATTCGCTCTTCCATTTGCGGGGATCTCATTTGTTCTCGCAATCTTACAAGAGCCAAGTCTTTCTCTTCTTGTCATGGGCCAAAAATTATTTTGGATCTTGGTCTGTATGGTAGGTGCAAGAAGTGCGGCTATGGGATTTAATAGATGGGCGGATCGTAAGATTGACGCTAAAAATCCAAGGACTGCAAATAGAGAGATCCCAAGTGGTCAGATCTCCGATTTTATGGCGGTGATTTTTATCATCGGATCGTCTCTTGTATTTTTTATAGGCAGCTGGTTTTTAAACCCTCTTTCTTTTTATCTTTCCTTCCCTACTCTATTTCTTCTATTAACTTATTCTTATACGAAACGGTTTACATTTTTCTGCCATTTTTATCTGGGATTGACGATCGGTCTTGCACCTCTGGCGACTTGGATCGCGATTCGGGAAGAATTTTCCTGGATCGCCGGATTTTGGACCCTAGGGCTTGCGTTCAATCTGGCAGGGTTTGATATTCTGTATGCTTTGCAGGATAGGGAATTCGACAAAAAAGAAGGCCTCCATTCCGTTCCTGTTCGCTTCGGAGAAAAAAATTCGTTTATTATATCAAGAATTTCTCATATTCTTTCTATTTCTTTTTTAGGAACTGCAGCTTGGTATTCTGGTTTTCAAGGAGCTTTCTGGGCTTTTTTAATTTTCGTGGGATATTTATTGTTTAAGGAACAAAAGATCGCCTCTGAAAATAAGGACGGAAATTTTCCGCCTAGTTTCTACCAGATACATTCCTGGATTTCTCTTGTGATCTTTTTAGGGATTTTGGCAGAAACTGGTCCGAATTTAGTTTCTCTATTTTCTAGGCTTTAA
- a CDS encoding UbiX family flavin prenyltransferase, translated as MSEEKPLRLVLAMAGASGSIYAARFLKVLMEIPGETWFVPSPASIRVFKEEYEANVQTGEDVLEFVRKKWNPKQVHKFHFRKFEDIGADIASGSNIWDGMVVLPCSMKTVAAIRTGITENLIERAADVSLKERRKLILVPRETPYNRIHLENMLALHDAGAIIAPASPGFYQMPQSLEDLGDFMATRIFRLLGREIDLYPRWNP; from the coding sequence ATGAGTGAAGAAAAACCGTTAAGACTGGTACTTGCAATGGCTGGGGCAAGTGGCTCCATCTATGCTGCCAGATTTTTGAAAGTTCTCATGGAAATTCCTGGAGAGACCTGGTTTGTTCCGAGCCCTGCTTCTATCCGAGTTTTTAAAGAAGAATATGAGGCAAATGTTCAAACCGGAGAAGACGTCCTAGAGTTTGTACGTAAAAAATGGAATCCTAAACAAGTTCATAAATTTCATTTTAGAAAATTCGAAGATATAGGTGCTGATATTGCCTCTGGTTCTAATATTTGGGACGGAATGGTGGTGCTTCCCTGCTCTATGAAAACTGTAGCTGCAATTCGCACGGGGATTACTGAAAATTTAATTGAAAGAGCAGCTGATGTTTCCTTAAAGGAAAGAAGGAAACTTATCTTGGTCCCGAGAGAAACTCCTTACAATCGAATTCATTTGGAGAATATGTTAGCTCTTCATGATGCAGGTGCAATCATTGCCCCCGCTTCTCCTGGTTTTTATCAAATGCCCCAAAGTTTAGAAGACCTGGGAGATTTTATGGCCACTCGGATTTTCAGGCTTTTAGGAAGAGAGATAGATCTTTATCCTCGTTGGAATCCGTAG
- a CDS encoding Mrp/NBP35 family ATP-binding protein, with product MAGKIQPIDIQRELTKIKHPELKKDIVSLGMIGSLEIGEEETSILVKTPSQDRRIQIGLEAQIRQTLSKKEGVGKVKIKFEVDPKMTLDDSNKILGVKKVIAIGSGKGGVGKSTVTVNLASAAAAMGYKVGVMDADIYGPSIGKMFGVNGKVALKAEEDKIYPLEKDGLKIISFSFLIEEKQPVVWRGPMLGKAVEQFLYDIVWGELDFLFIDLPPGTGDVQLSLAQLIDLDGAILVTTPQTVALLDANRAASMFQQVKVPILGVVENMSEFVCPNCGHSSAIFSKGGGEKLADSAGTKFLGGVPLTMDVMSAGEAGKPLVFQEPEGIIAKSYKNILQNLAEEIKKWE from the coding sequence ATGGCCGGTAAAATCCAACCAATCGACATCCAAAGAGAACTCACCAAAATCAAACATCCTGAGCTAAAAAAAGACATCGTGTCTCTCGGAATGATCGGTTCTCTAGAAATCGGAGAAGAAGAAACAAGTATCTTAGTTAAAACTCCTAGCCAAGATAGAAGAATACAAATCGGATTAGAAGCGCAGATCCGTCAGACACTTTCTAAAAAAGAAGGAGTCGGAAAAGTAAAAATCAAGTTCGAAGTAGATCCTAAGATGACCCTCGACGATTCCAATAAGATCCTCGGGGTCAAAAAGGTAATCGCAATCGGTTCCGGAAAAGGTGGGGTTGGAAAATCCACAGTCACAGTAAACCTTGCATCAGCAGCAGCCGCAATGGGCTACAAAGTGGGAGTGATGGATGCAGATATTTACGGACCTTCTATCGGAAAAATGTTCGGAGTAAATGGCAAGGTTGCACTCAAAGCAGAAGAAGATAAAATTTATCCATTAGAAAAAGACGGACTGAAGATCATCTCTTTCTCTTTTTTAATAGAAGAGAAACAACCAGTAGTATGGCGGGGGCCAATGCTCGGAAAGGCGGTAGAACAATTTTTATATGATATCGTCTGGGGTGAATTAGACTTCTTATTTATAGATCTTCCACCCGGAACAGGAGACGTACAATTATCTCTTGCTCAGCTCATAGATTTAGACGGTGCAATTTTAGTAACCACACCACAAACCGTAGCACTTTTAGATGCAAATAGAGCCGCATCCATGTTCCAACAAGTCAAAGTACCGATACTAGGTGTTGTGGAGAATATGAGTGAATTTGTGTGTCCAAATTGTGGACACTCTTCCGCGATTTTTTCTAAGGGCGGAGGTGAAAAATTAGCAGATTCTGCCGGTACAAAATTCCTGGGAGGGGTCCCACTTACTATGGATGTAATGAGTGCTGGAGAAGCAGGAAAACCTCTGGTTTTTCAAGAACCAGAGGGAATTATCGCAAAATCTTATAAAAACATACTCCAAAACCTGGCCGAAGAGATAAAAAAGTGGGAATAA
- a CDS encoding metallophosphoesterase family protein, with translation MKLVHLSDLHFPVVFPFTSLKGKMIPGYLNYTFRRRKKYPISLWNAIVRKVQSLNPDSIIISGDITNVSHWKEYNESKKILEPVLGDKTFMIPGNHDRYTDIAAGKKGSDLPYYENFFSPWMGESIPLQNGYLRVKKIGKLALVGWDSNMPLSVLNAYGYVGEEIVHSTLEYLEKEKLDHYILICHHPIWNPPERQESSGHKMKNREEIAELLKKRPPLAYLHGHVHTNWVKYPDPGKPYYVINSASSTRISDQRHQSGFHLLEWNGTQFNIKRFAFSNEEGEFTETQMISYEEKETNGR, from the coding sequence GTGAAATTGGTCCATTTATCGGACCTGCATTTTCCCGTAGTATTTCCTTTCACTAGTCTGAAGGGCAAGATGATCCCGGGATATCTAAACTATACCTTTCGGCGTAGGAAAAAATATCCGATCTCTCTCTGGAATGCAATCGTTCGAAAAGTACAATCCTTAAATCCGGACTCTATCATTATCTCCGGAGACATCACAAACGTTTCTCATTGGAAAGAATACAATGAGTCCAAAAAAATCCTAGAACCTGTACTCGGGGACAAAACATTTATGATCCCTGGAAATCATGATCGTTATACAGATATTGCGGCCGGAAAAAAAGGATCCGATCTACCTTATTACGAGAATTTTTTCTCTCCTTGGATGGGGGAAAGTATCCCGTTACAAAACGGATATCTTCGAGTTAAAAAAATAGGAAAACTAGCTTTAGTAGGCTGGGACTCTAATATGCCACTTTCCGTATTGAATGCATATGGGTATGTGGGAGAAGAGATCGTACATTCTACATTGGAATATTTGGAAAAAGAAAAACTAGATCATTATATTCTAATTTGTCATCATCCGATCTGGAATCCTCCGGAACGCCAGGAAAGTTCCGGTCATAAAATGAAAAATAGGGAAGAGATAGCGGAACTTTTGAAAAAAAGGCCACCTTTAGCCTATTTACATGGTCATGTACATACGAACTGGGTAAAATATCCGGATCCTGGAAAACCATACTACGTGATCAATTCCGCATCCAGTACTAGAATTTCAGATCAAAGACACCAAAGTGGCTTCCATCTACTGGAATGGAACGGAACACAATTTAATATCAAAAGATTCGCATTCTCCAATGAAGAAGGGGAATTCACAGAAACACAAATGATCTCATACGAAGAAAAGGAAACAAATGGCCGGTAA
- a CDS encoding lipoyl domain-containing protein: MGSKTEDFELITPDLGDTDKIELVRWNFRLGDQINEGAEVCELVTDKASFPMESPINGILARIDREKGSVIKKGEILGMIRRKVSE; encoded by the coding sequence ATGGGATCAAAAACCGAAGATTTCGAACTAATCACTCCCGACCTGGGAGATACCGACAAAATCGAACTAGTTCGATGGAATTTTCGGTTGGGGGATCAAATCAATGAAGGGGCAGAAGTCTGCGAACTAGTCACAGATAAAGCTTCCTTTCCGATGGAATCTCCGATTAACGGAATACTAGCGAGAATCGACAGGGAAAAAGGTTCCGTCATCAAAAAAGGAGAAATTTTGGGAATGATCCGGAGGAAAGTTTCCGAGTGA
- the hslU gene encoding ATP-dependent protease ATPase subunit HslU, whose amino-acid sequence MSEFLPQTNETKLGDDELTPRQIVSKLDEHIIGQKNAKKAVAIALRNRTRRRKLDPELREEIYPKNIIMIGPTGVGKTEIARRLSKLCGAPFLKVESTKFTEVGYVGRDVESIIRDLAMVSLNLVKQEFRKEVEAKAKERAEEALLDILLPFPAKTSIADPHPPSIGFSTNEADEEREKRFLETRETMRKKLKSGKLNEQIIEIDIPQAGPQGLPMLQVFGAGNMEDLDNHIQNVLGDLMPKKQKKRKLPIPEALKVLEEAEAEKLLDPDKVQREAQKRVEEMGIVFLDEIDKIASREGRAGADVSREGVQRDLLPIVEGATVNTKIGPIVTDHILFIAAGAFHMSKPSDLIPELQGRFPIRVELEKLSMDDFEKILTAPRSSLVKQYQALLETDGIKIEFAPDGIKEIAKIAYDMNEKHENIGARRLNTIMERLLEDLSFEGPDLPEDQRKLTINKAAVESKLKGIIEDKDLSRYIL is encoded by the coding sequence ATGAGCGAATTCCTTCCCCAAACAAATGAAACCAAACTAGGGGATGACGAACTCACTCCTAGACAAATCGTTTCCAAACTAGACGAGCATATCATAGGACAAAAGAACGCCAAAAAAGCCGTGGCAATCGCTCTTAGAAATAGAACTAGACGTAGAAAACTAGATCCTGAATTAAGAGAAGAAATTTATCCAAAAAACATTATCATGATCGGGCCTACAGGAGTGGGAAAAACCGAGATTGCAAGAAGACTTTCCAAACTCTGCGGCGCTCCTTTCTTAAAAGTAGAAAGTACAAAATTTACGGAAGTAGGTTATGTAGGTAGAGACGTAGAAAGTATTATTCGAGATCTCGCTATGGTTTCCTTAAACCTAGTTAAACAAGAATTCAGAAAAGAAGTAGAAGCAAAGGCGAAGGAAAGAGCAGAAGAAGCTTTGTTGGATATCCTACTTCCTTTTCCGGCTAAAACTTCCATCGCAGATCCTCATCCACCTTCTATAGGTTTTTCCACAAACGAAGCGGATGAAGAAAGAGAGAAAAGATTTTTAGAAACCAGAGAGACCATGAGAAAAAAACTCAAATCTGGGAAACTAAACGAACAAATTATAGAAATAGATATTCCACAAGCAGGACCACAAGGACTTCCGATGCTCCAAGTATTCGGAGCTGGGAATATGGAAGATCTGGATAATCATATCCAAAATGTTTTGGGCGATCTAATGCCTAAAAAACAGAAAAAACGAAAATTGCCTATCCCCGAAGCTCTTAAAGTTTTAGAAGAAGCGGAAGCAGAAAAACTTTTAGATCCTGACAAGGTACAAAGAGAAGCCCAAAAACGAGTGGAAGAGATGGGAATCGTATTCTTAGACGAGATTGACAAGATCGCAAGTAGAGAAGGAAGAGCAGGCGCAGACGTATCTAGAGAAGGTGTCCAAAGAGACTTACTCCCGATCGTAGAAGGTGCAACAGTAAATACAAAGATCGGCCCGATCGTAACGGATCATATTTTGTTTATCGCAGCTGGAGCATTCCATATGTCTAAACCTTCTGACCTCATCCCGGAATTGCAGGGACGTTTTCCAATCCGAGTAGAACTCGAAAAATTATCTATGGACGATTTCGAAAAGATCTTAACCGCTCCCAGATCTTCTCTAGTTAAACAATACCAAGCATTACTCGAAACGGATGGGATTAAAATTGAATTTGCTCCGGACGGGATCAAAGAGATCGCAAAGATCGCCTATGATATGAACGAAAAGCATGAAAACATAGGCGCTCGTAGACTAAACACGATCATGGAAAGGCTCTTGGAAGATCTAAGCTTCGAAGGCCCGGATCTACCGGAAGACCAAAGAAAATTAACCATCAACAAGGCAGCAGTCGAATCCAAATTAAAGGGAATTATAGAAGATAAAGATCTAAGTCGTTATATTCTTTAA
- the hslV gene encoding ATP-dependent protease subunit HslV, which translates to MQDSINPNKIHATTILCVRKGGKVAIAGDGQVSFGNTVMKNTARKVRKLYSDKIVSGFAGSAADAFTLFELFEKKVQEYGGSLSRSAVELAREWRSDRALRRLEAMLIVADKDESFLVSGTGDVISPDDGILAIGSGGNYALSAARALYNHTNLEPSQIVKEAMNIAADICIYTNHNIIVEEIGQ; encoded by the coding sequence ATGCAAGACTCGATAAATCCAAATAAAATACATGCAACTACGATACTATGCGTTCGCAAAGGCGGAAAAGTAGCAATCGCAGGTGACGGACAGGTTTCTTTTGGAAACACCGTCATGAAAAACACCGCAAGAAAAGTTCGCAAACTTTACTCCGATAAAATTGTCTCCGGCTTTGCAGGTTCCGCCGCAGACGCATTTACCTTATTCGAATTATTCGAAAAAAAAGTGCAAGAATACGGAGGAAGTCTTTCCAGATCCGCGGTCGAACTTGCCAGAGAATGGAGATCCGACAGAGCTCTCCGAAGACTGGAAGCAATGCTAATTGTTGCAGATAAGGATGAATCCTTTTTAGTTTCCGGAACAGGAGATGTAATCTCACCAGACGATGGAATATTAGCGATAGGCTCTGGCGGAAATTATGCACTCTCCGCAGCAAGAGCACTTTATAATCATACAAATCTGGAACCTTCTCAGATCGTAAAAGAAGCCATGAACATAGCCGCAGATATTTGTATATACACAAATCATAATATAATTGTAGAGGAAATCGGACAATGA
- a CDS encoding tyrosine recombinase XerC → MSEYAVKLPQFPSEILNSAASRFYEYLRVEKNYSQNTLNAYLLDLKSFFEFCLQEQIEIYQLESVDVRSYFAFLSKNQGLDRRTQSRKLSSLRTFYKVLLKDNLVPGNPILSVNFPKTRKQVPKNFRIEETESILDYEYENENASEILNVRDKAILEVLYSSGLRVFELVDATLVQLSADHSILKVMGKRRKERYVYLGKEAIQSLNEYLDVRPRFRPRSDEIFLNQKGNKLTTRGVRYILNERRKRMGWDKPITPHKFRHTFATDLLDAGADIRAVQELLGHSSLSTTQVYLSVSKEKIKEVYRKAHPHARLDKSK, encoded by the coding sequence GTGAGCGAATACGCGGTCAAACTTCCCCAATTTCCTTCCGAAATCCTGAATTCTGCCGCTTCTCGTTTTTACGAATATCTGAGAGTAGAAAAAAATTATTCCCAAAACACTCTTAACGCGTATCTACTGGATCTGAAATCATTCTTCGAATTCTGCTTACAAGAACAGATTGAAATTTACCAATTAGAATCTGTGGATGTTCGCTCTTATTTTGCATTCCTTTCTAAAAACCAAGGTTTGGATAGAAGGACCCAAAGCAGAAAACTCTCCAGCCTTAGGACATTCTATAAAGTATTATTAAAAGATAATTTGGTTCCGGGAAATCCCATCCTTTCCGTGAACTTTCCTAAAACCAGAAAACAAGTCCCGAAAAACTTTCGAATCGAAGAAACAGAAAGTATTTTAGATTACGAATACGAAAATGAGAACGCATCCGAGATATTAAATGTCAGAGATAAAGCTATCTTAGAAGTATTGTATTCTTCAGGACTCAGGGTCTTTGAGCTAGTAGACGCGACTCTAGTACAATTGTCTGCGGATCATTCTATCTTAAAAGTTATGGGTAAAAGAAGAAAGGAAAGATACGTATATTTAGGAAAAGAAGCCATCCAAAGTTTAAATGAATACTTGGATGTACGTCCTAGATTCCGTCCCAGATCCGATGAAATTTTTCTGAATCAAAAGGGAAATAAACTGACGACCAGAGGGGTTCGTTATATTTTGAACGAGAGAAGGAAACGAATGGGATGGGACAAACCCATTACCCCCCATAAATTCCGTCATACGTTCGCAACGGACTTACTCGATGCCGGCGCGGATATCCGTGCAGTCCAAGAGCTTTTGGGGCATTCCTCTCTATCCACCACCCAGGTTTACCTGAGCGTGAGTAAGGAAAAGATCAAAGAGGTCTACCGAAAGGCTCACCCACATGCAAGACTCGATAAATCCAAATAA
- the pth gene encoding aminoacyl-tRNA hydrolase produces the protein MANLKLMIVGLGNPGQKYEKNRHNIGFLVLDNLAKDWGVDLNHSSKEEKGKIDKDGVSYYFLKPLEYMNLSGRAVSELSRKNGIPPENILVIHDEVDFPFSKLKFKQSGGNGGHNGIKDISEKLGSPDFFRLRFGVGKPGDSALTAGHVLSNFNQEEMSKLPELFGQAKQKIQDWVRERQIIFSKASDK, from the coding sequence ATGGCAAACTTAAAATTGATGATCGTAGGCCTGGGAAATCCCGGTCAAAAATACGAAAAAAACCGTCATAATATTGGCTTTCTGGTCCTAGACAATCTCGCTAAAGACTGGGGGGTGGACTTAAACCATTCTTCCAAAGAAGAAAAAGGTAAAATAGACAAGGACGGAGTTTCTTATTATTTTCTAAAACCGCTAGAATATATGAATCTTTCCGGAAGAGCAGTCTCGGAACTCTCCCGTAAAAACGGGATCCCTCCCGAAAACATTTTAGTCATTCATGACGAGGTGGATTTTCCATTCTCCAAACTCAAATTTAAACAAAGCGGTGGAAATGGTGGTCATAACGGGATCAAGGATATCTCCGAAAAACTAGGTTCACCTGATTTTTTCAGACTCAGATTCGGGGTAGGAAAACCGGGAGACAGCGCTCTCACTGCAGGACATGTTCTATCCAATTTTAACCAGGAAGAAATGAGCAAATTGCCCGAATTATTCGGCCAGGCAAAACAAAAAATCCAGGATTGGGTCCGGGAAAGACAGATCATTTTTTCGAAAGCCTCCGATAAATAA
- the cimA gene encoding (R)-citramalate synthase CimA produces MGTTRPKVQILDVTLRDGEQTRGVSFSASEKLNIAKFLLQNLKVDRVEIASARVSQGELESVRGIMTWAASEGLEKRIEILGFVDSHKSVDWILASGAKTLNLLTKGSLKHLEGQLKKTPKEHFEEVSETIQYAKKNGLEVNVYLEDWSNGYLNSKEYVLDFVSHLSKEPLGKIFLPDTLGVLSPDETFSGISLLTQKHPELHFEFHGHNDYDLSVANCLFAVKAGAKGVHVSVNGLGERAGNSPLEAVITALHDKAGVLTEVNEKAISEASRLVEAFSGKRISANRPVVGEDVFTQTAGVHADGDKKGNLYANPILPERFGRKRSYALGKLAGKASISENLKQLGLVLSPEIEKKVLEKVIELGDQNKNITPEDLPFIIADVSGNSSVQAIKITGCKINSGLGIRPKAIVELEYHGNKYSEEGEGDGGYDAFMSALTSIATKAGLSIPRLVDYEVRIPPGGKTDALVETMITWNKAQENHEDENFKTMGIHCDQTVAAVLATEKMLNLILPTWQT; encoded by the coding sequence ATGGGAACTACAAGACCAAAAGTCCAGATCCTGGATGTAACTCTCAGAGATGGGGAGCAGACCAGAGGTGTCAGCTTCTCCGCTTCCGAAAAATTAAATATCGCAAAATTTCTATTACAAAATCTGAAAGTAGATAGAGTGGAGATCGCATCCGCTCGTGTCTCTCAGGGAGAATTAGAAAGTGTCCGAGGAATCATGACCTGGGCTGCTTCCGAGGGTTTGGAAAAAAGGATCGAAATTCTGGGATTTGTAGATTCTCACAAAAGTGTGGATTGGATCCTGGCCTCCGGTGCAAAAACCTTAAATCTACTTACGAAAGGTTCTCTCAAACATCTAGAAGGGCAGCTTAAAAAAACTCCAAAAGAACATTTTGAAGAAGTATCCGAAACCATCCAATACGCTAAAAAGAATGGCCTGGAAGTAAATGTGTATTTGGAAGATTGGTCCAACGGATATCTAAATAGTAAAGAATATGTTTTGGACTTTGTTTCTCATCTTTCCAAAGAACCATTAGGCAAAATTTTCTTACCAGATACATTAGGAGTTCTTTCTCCTGACGAAACATTCTCAGGAATTTCTCTTCTTACCCAAAAACATCCCGAACTACATTTCGAATTTCATGGGCATAACGATTATGATCTTTCCGTAGCAAACTGTTTATTCGCGGTTAAAGCGGGAGCAAAAGGTGTACACGTTAGCGTAAACGGCTTAGGAGAAAGAGCCGGAAATTCTCCGCTAGAAGCAGTAATCACAGCATTACATGATAAAGCGGGTGTGCTCACAGAAGTAAACGAAAAAGCGATCTCCGAAGCAAGCCGCCTGGTAGAAGCTTTCAGCGGAAAAAGAATCTCCGCCAACCGTCCGGTAGTGGGAGAAGATGTATTCACTCAAACAGCCGGTGTACATGCGGACGGGGATAAAAAGGGAAATTTATACGCAAATCCGATCCTGCCGGAACGTTTCGGTAGAAAAAGAAGTTATGCACTAGGCAAACTCGCAGGAAAAGCAAGCATCTCAGAAAACCTAAAACAACTCGGACTTGTGCTTTCTCCCGAAATCGAAAAAAAGGTTTTGGAAAAAGTAATAGAGCTTGGGGACCAAAACAAAAATATCACGCCGGAAGATCTTCCATTTATCATCGCAGATGTTTCCGGAAATTCCAGCGTCCAAGCGATCAAAATCACAGGATGTAAGATCAACTCAGGTCTTGGAATCCGACCAAAAGCAATTGTAGAATTAGAATATCATGGCAATAAATATTCTGAGGAAGGAGAAGGGGATGGAGGTTATGACGCATTCATGTCTGCCCTGACTAGCATTGCTACCAAAGCAGGCCTTTCTATTCCAAGACTCGTAGACTATGAGGTTCGTATTCCTCCCGGTGGAAAAACGGATGCACTTGTGGAAACAATGATCACCTGGAACAAGGCCCAGGAAAATCATGAGGACGAAAATTTTAAGACCATGGGAATCCATTGCGACCAAACAGTAGCTGCAGTTTTAGCTACTGAAAAAATGCTGAACTTAATTCTTCCTACATGGCAAACTTAA
- a CDS encoding Smr/MutS family protein, giving the protein MARGKHSDGNRKGPKSIYIRKMRYEEAYRLLDREIQAAFMKGETLVEVVHGIGEGVLKKMTDDYIRAHSFLKILEDGGLHLANNPGSTLVEIMGPSSEDLKKYLK; this is encoded by the coding sequence ATGGCGAGGGGGAAACATTCGGACGGGAACCGGAAAGGTCCCAAGTCGATTTATATCCGCAAAATGAGATATGAAGAGGCATATCGGCTCTTAGACCGGGAAATCCAAGCTGCATTCATGAAGGGAGAAACCCTGGTAGAAGTGGTGCACGGGATTGGCGAGGGAGTTTTGAAAAAAATGACCGACGATTATATCCGAGCACACTCCTTTCTAAAAATTTTAGAGGATGGCGGACTTCACCTCGCAAATAATCCTGGTTCCACACTTGTGGAAATCATGGGCCCGTCTTCGGAAGATCTTAAAAAGTATTTAAAATAA